A region of Acidisarcina sp. DNA encodes the following proteins:
- a CDS encoding lysylphosphatidylglycerol synthase transmembrane domain-containing protein: MKTKQWVVWLIAAVALIALGIFAHNRIHFDWRVFLEQLHAADWRRIVLGICLIYVAYVFRAARWALFVRPTKKVSTFSVLGSQVIGFTAVAIFGRLADLVRPYLVARRVNLPLGSQIAVYTVERMFDMGSMALIFSTVLLFAHDSIGLPHHELMVRVAKFGLLGTFALAAFAVAVRASGHIVAAAARRMLHPLSPALAESVASKIGAFRDGLNAIGSFKDFAIAVAISLSMWGLITSAYLETTHAFVNSPQLSSMTLSRCMLLMAASMGGSIVQLPIIGWFTTIGVTTTAMQKLFDVAWEPALGCGAMLLVVTFMCIIPVGLIWAQFEHVSLKKVTEESEHAGEEAALHAEVAE, from the coding sequence TTGAAGACAAAGCAGTGGGTAGTGTGGCTGATTGCCGCCGTGGCCCTGATCGCCCTGGGAATCTTTGCCCACAACCGCATCCATTTTGACTGGCGCGTCTTTCTCGAGCAGCTTCACGCTGCGGACTGGCGCCGGATTGTGCTTGGCATCTGCCTGATCTATGTCGCCTACGTCTTCCGCGCGGCGCGCTGGGCTTTGTTTGTTCGCCCCACCAAGAAGGTCTCCACCTTTTCCGTGCTGGGGTCGCAGGTGATCGGCTTCACGGCAGTGGCAATCTTTGGGCGGCTGGCGGACCTGGTGCGTCCTTACCTGGTCGCACGCAGGGTAAACCTGCCGCTGGGCTCGCAGATCGCGGTGTATACGGTCGAGCGCATGTTCGACATGGGCTCGATGGCGCTCATCTTTTCGACCGTCCTCTTGTTTGCCCACGACAGCATCGGGCTCCCCCACCACGAACTGATGGTGCGAGTGGCGAAGTTCGGGCTGCTGGGTACCTTTGCCCTGGCCGCCTTCGCCGTCGCGGTGCGAGCATCGGGCCACATTGTGGCAGCCGCCGCACGGAGGATGCTGCACCCGCTCTCGCCAGCGCTGGCGGAGAGCGTCGCCAGCAAAATTGGTGCCTTTCGCGACGGGCTGAACGCGATTGGCTCCTTCAAGGATTTCGCCATCGCAGTAGCGATCTCGCTGTCGATGTGGGGATTGATCACCAGCGCCTATCTTGAAACCACGCATGCCTTTGTGAACTCGCCGCAGTTGTCCAGCATGACGCTCTCCCGCTGCATGCTGCTGATGGCGGCCAGCATGGGCGGATCGATCGTGCAGTTGCCCATTATCGGCTGGTTTACCACCATCGGCGTAACCACGACTGCCATGCAGAAGCTCTTTGACGTGGCGTGGGAGCCGGCACTGGGATGCGGGGCCATGCTGCTGGTGGTCACCTTTATGTGCATCATTCCGGTCGGGCTGATCTGGGCGCAGTTCGAACACGTCTCACTGAAGAAGGTCACCGAAGAGAGCGAGCATGCGGGTGAGGAAGCCGCACTCCACGCAGAGGTAGCGGAGTAG
- the nrdR gene encoding transcriptional regulator NrdR — MKCPYCGFAQDRVVDSRESKEADSIRRRRECERCEKRFTTYERIDEIPYMVVKKDGRRERFERQKVLSGLLRACEKRPVSASKLETIVDETEAYLVDSPERERSTTAIGELIMDRLKAIDTVAYIRFASVYRDFKDVREFKEELEQLLNTKEQPGAAGRKKTGSKAGIRD; from the coding sequence ATGAAGTGCCCTTACTGCGGATTTGCGCAAGATCGTGTGGTGGACTCGCGAGAGAGCAAGGAGGCGGATTCCATTCGCCGCCGTCGTGAGTGTGAACGCTGCGAAAAGCGCTTCACCACCTATGAACGCATCGACGAAATCCCCTACATGGTAGTGAAGAAGGATGGGCGCCGCGAGCGCTTCGAGCGCCAGAAGGTACTGAGCGGCCTGCTGCGCGCGTGTGAAAAGCGGCCCGTCTCCGCAAGCAAGCTGGAGACCATCGTCGACGAAACCGAGGCGTACCTGGTGGACTCGCCCGAGCGCGAGCGATCCACTACCGCCATCGGAGAGCTGATTATGGACCGGCTGAAAGCGATCGACACGGTGGCCTATATCCGCTTCGCCAGCGTCTACCGGGACTTCAAGGATGTGCGCGAATTTAAGGAAGAACTCGAACAGTTGCTGAATACGAAGGAGCAGCCCGGAGCTGCTGGTAGAAAGAAAACAGGGAGCAAGGCTGGGATCCGGGATTAG
- a CDS encoding isocitrate/isopropylmalate family dehydrogenase, with the protein MNEGNPQKVHAVTLIPGDGIGPEVTAAVVRILEATGAKFAWEKYAAGADAFAKHGEYVPKELFASIERTKLALKGPVTTPIGGGFSSINVTLRKAFELYVNFRPIKNLPGLETRYPGVDLIIVRENTEGEYVGLEHEVVPGVMTSLKVITEKGSMRIAKWAFEYARKHNRRKIHAIHKANIMKMSDGLFLKCAREVAKGYPDITYGEHIIDNTCMQLVTNPYQYDTLLLPNLYGDIVSDLCAAFVGGLGLVPGANIGENAAIFEAVHGSAPDIAGKDIANPTALLQSAILMLHHIDETEAANRAQAALELVYREKRSLTRDVGGTSGTSAFADAMVKALEEVKV; encoded by the coding sequence ATGAACGAAGGCAATCCGCAGAAGGTACATGCAGTCACACTGATTCCAGGAGACGGAATCGGTCCTGAAGTTACAGCAGCCGTAGTTCGAATTCTGGAGGCGACGGGAGCAAAGTTCGCGTGGGAGAAATACGCGGCAGGCGCGGACGCGTTCGCGAAGCATGGCGAGTATGTGCCAAAGGAGCTCTTTGCCTCGATTGAGCGGACGAAGCTGGCGCTGAAGGGGCCCGTGACGACTCCGATCGGCGGAGGCTTCTCCTCGATCAACGTGACCTTGCGGAAGGCGTTTGAGCTGTATGTAAATTTCCGTCCGATCAAGAATCTGCCGGGGCTCGAAACACGTTATCCCGGCGTGGACCTGATCATCGTTCGCGAGAACACCGAGGGCGAGTACGTCGGCCTGGAGCACGAGGTGGTGCCGGGCGTAATGACCTCGCTGAAGGTGATCACCGAAAAGGGCTCGATGCGCATTGCGAAGTGGGCCTTTGAGTATGCGCGCAAGCATAACCGGCGGAAGATCCATGCGATCCACAAAGCAAACATCATGAAGATGTCGGATGGCCTCTTCCTGAAGTGCGCGCGGGAGGTGGCCAAAGGCTACCCCGACATCACCTACGGCGAGCACATCATCGACAATACCTGCATGCAGTTGGTGACCAATCCCTACCAGTACGACACTCTGCTGCTACCCAACCTGTACGGGGATATCGTGAGCGATCTGTGCGCAGCGTTCGTCGGCGGACTCGGGCTGGTGCCGGGAGCCAACATCGGCGAGAATGCAGCGATCTTCGAAGCAGTCCACGGCTCCGCCCCGGATATTGCAGGCAAGGACATCGCAAATCCGACAGCATTGTTGCAATCGGCGATCCTGATGCTGCATCACATCGACGAAACCGAGGCGGCCAACCGGGCGCAGGCCGCATTGGAGCTGGTTTACCGGGAGAAGCGCTCGCTGACCCGCGACGTAGGCGGCACCAGCGGAACCAGCGCCTTTGCCGATGCCATGGTGAAGGCCCTCGAAGAAGTCAAAGTCTAA
- a CDS encoding carboxypeptidase regulatory-like domain-containing protein, with product MIRTLRSTAGRGALVLMMGGALLSTGCRKNGGNATGPKPGPATAYTQIDYATSGTITGTIRFPKTPPSRVRIDMAQDPVCGLAADNLSEQYMVKDGGLQNVFVYVKDGLNGKVYLPPTTAVTLDQKGCRYTPHVIAVMVGQPVDFTNSDATMHNVHVMPMVNGDQNMDVSQPPRGGETKRVFLKPETMMPVRCNNHPWMQAFINVAPNPFFAVTDESGHFEIKGLPPGTYTLVAVHEELGQQTAQVTVTSKATTPTQMSFIGSAQ from the coding sequence ATGATTCGGACTCTACGCTCGACTGCCGGACGGGGTGCGCTGGTGCTGATGATGGGTGGCGCGCTCCTCTCCACGGGATGCAGGAAGAACGGCGGGAACGCCACAGGCCCAAAGCCTGGTCCAGCCACGGCCTATACCCAGATCGACTACGCGACCTCGGGCACCATCACGGGAACGATTCGTTTTCCTAAGACACCTCCGTCGCGGGTGCGGATCGACATGGCACAGGATCCCGTCTGCGGGCTGGCTGCGGACAACCTCAGCGAGCAATACATGGTAAAGGATGGCGGCCTGCAGAACGTCTTTGTTTACGTCAAGGACGGCCTGAACGGAAAGGTGTATCTGCCCCCGACAACGGCGGTAACACTGGATCAAAAGGGCTGCCGCTATACACCGCACGTGATTGCCGTGATGGTAGGCCAGCCGGTGGACTTTACCAACAGCGATGCCACCATGCACAACGTGCACGTTATGCCTATGGTGAACGGCGACCAGAACATGGACGTCTCCCAGCCTCCGAGAGGCGGCGAAACCAAGCGCGTCTTTCTAAAACCGGAGACGATGATGCCGGTGCGCTGCAACAACCATCCCTGGATGCAGGCGTTTATCAACGTCGCGCCCAATCCCTTCTTTGCTGTGACGGACGAGTCTGGACACTTCGAGATCAAGGGCCTGCCGCCGGGAACCTATACGCTGGTGGCCGTGCATGAAGAGTTAGGCCAACAAACAGCGCAGGTTACGGTGACATCGAAGGCGACCACCCCCACCCAGATGAGCTTTATCGGCAGCGCGCAATAA
- the asd gene encoding aspartate-semialdehyde dehydrogenase yields the protein MQKPLQIGILGATGMVGQRFIQLLEHHPWFEITWLAASDRSSGKRYGDAVRWKLDTQLPQRIADMPVSPADPAGAPKVIFAALDADIARELEPKFAAAGCAVVSNSSAFRMHPNVPLVIPEVNAEHLHLIDEQTWRKESGGYIVTNPNCSAIGLVMALRPLEERFGIEAIFVTTMQAVSGAGYPGVPSLDILGNVVPFIKNEEEKMEEETLKLLGRFEGHAVKPLAAKMSAHCNRVAVEDGHTESVSIKLRTKATKEEILAAWKEFTPLAGQQLPTAPAQPVEWVDAVDRPQPRLDRMRGNGMAATVGRLRPCGLLDWKFTVISHNTIRGAAGAAILNAELLVSLNKLEPRQDRALAGSPA from the coding sequence ATGCAAAAGCCATTACAGATCGGCATCCTTGGTGCGACGGGCATGGTCGGCCAACGTTTTATTCAACTTCTGGAGCATCATCCCTGGTTTGAGATAACCTGGCTGGCGGCAAGCGACCGCTCCAGCGGAAAGCGCTATGGAGACGCGGTGCGCTGGAAGCTGGACACGCAACTGCCACAGCGGATTGCGGATATGCCGGTATCTCCCGCGGATCCCGCAGGTGCTCCCAAGGTGATTTTTGCCGCACTGGATGCGGATATCGCGCGCGAGTTGGAGCCGAAGTTCGCCGCCGCCGGATGTGCCGTGGTGTCGAACTCCAGCGCCTTCCGCATGCACCCCAATGTGCCGCTGGTGATTCCCGAGGTGAATGCGGAGCACCTGCATTTGATTGATGAGCAGACCTGGCGCAAGGAGTCGGGCGGTTACATCGTGACCAACCCGAACTGTTCGGCCATTGGCCTGGTGATGGCGCTGCGCCCGCTGGAGGAGCGCTTCGGCATCGAGGCGATCTTTGTCACCACCATGCAGGCGGTGAGCGGCGCGGGCTACCCTGGCGTGCCTTCGCTGGACATTCTGGGCAACGTGGTTCCCTTTATCAAAAACGAAGAAGAGAAGATGGAGGAAGAGACGCTGAAGCTGCTGGGCCGCTTCGAGGGTCACGCCGTCAAGCCGCTGGCCGCGAAGATGAGCGCGCACTGCAACCGCGTCGCTGTCGAGGACGGACATACCGAGAGCGTCTCCATCAAGTTGCGCACCAAGGCTACGAAGGAAGAGATTCTGGCTGCGTGGAAGGAGTTTACGCCGCTTGCCGGCCAGCAGCTCCCCACCGCCCCGGCACAGCCGGTGGAGTGGGTCGATGCGGTGGATCGTCCGCAGCCGAGGCTGGACCGCATGCGCGGCAATGGCATGGCAGCAACCGTAGGCCGCCTGCGCCCCTGCGGGTTGCTGGATTGGAAGTTTACGGTAATCTCGCATAACACCATCCGCGGTGCAGCAGGTGCGGCAATTCTCAATGCGGAGTTACTCGTCTCCCTGAACAAACTGGAGCCCCGGCAGGACCGGGCGCTTGCGGGATCGCCGGCATGA
- the lysC gene encoding lysine-sensitive aspartokinase 3 produces MKLVVMKFGGTSVEDQTAIDRTARIVAGRIARGQQPVVVVSAMAKVTDQLLSSANAAARGDRAGALAISARLRCRHRDTASALLPPEKAALYHTWMDVRFDALDEVLRGLAAVGELTIRVTDLIASYGERLSSKLVTAAFEERGIRAAAVDARDIIITDSQYGKAVPNDEVIEQRSELHLLPLVEEGRVPVMGGFIGSNEQGVTTTLGRGGSDFTAALIGGAMNAEAIEIWTDVDGVMTTDPRICPDALRVKVISFEEAAELAYFGAKVLHPATILPAVQKNIPVLVLNSRNPSNEGTRIISLAPHCRSPFKCIAAKRRLTIIDVVANRMLMSHGYLKEIFDVFDKHKCVVDMVSTSEVSVSLTVDSNEKLPAIAADLSKLADVKYEGRKALVCMVGENIRGQNGIAAQVFQAIRHINVRMISQGASEINMSFMIDEDDVEEAVRSLHATFFENPDPAIFDVEAREAARAAALAAESVKQ; encoded by the coding sequence ATGAAACTGGTCGTCATGAAATTCGGCGGTACCTCCGTAGAAGACCAAACCGCCATCGATCGCACTGCAAGGATTGTTGCCGGCAGAATTGCCCGGGGTCAGCAGCCCGTTGTCGTGGTCAGCGCCATGGCCAAGGTAACCGACCAGTTGCTCTCGTCGGCAAACGCCGCGGCTCGCGGAGACCGCGCCGGAGCGCTGGCAATCAGCGCGCGGCTGCGATGCCGTCATCGCGACACCGCATCGGCGCTGTTGCCGCCGGAAAAGGCCGCGCTCTACCACACCTGGATGGACGTGCGCTTCGACGCGCTGGATGAGGTACTGCGTGGACTGGCCGCCGTTGGCGAGCTGACGATCCGCGTCACCGACCTGATCGCCAGCTACGGCGAACGGCTCTCCAGCAAGCTGGTGACTGCAGCCTTTGAGGAGCGCGGCATCCGCGCAGCCGCAGTCGATGCCCGCGACATCATCATCACGGATTCGCAATACGGCAAGGCTGTCCCGAACGACGAGGTGATCGAGCAGCGCAGCGAGCTGCATCTGTTGCCGCTGGTCGAGGAGGGACGCGTTCCGGTGATGGGCGGATTCATCGGCTCCAATGAGCAGGGCGTGACCACCACCCTGGGCCGGGGCGGCTCCGACTTTACCGCTGCGCTGATTGGCGGCGCCATGAACGCAGAGGCGATCGAGATCTGGACGGACGTCGATGGCGTAATGACCACCGATCCGCGCATCTGCCCGGATGCCCTGCGCGTCAAGGTGATCAGCTTTGAAGAGGCGGCGGAGCTGGCCTACTTCGGAGCCAAGGTGCTGCATCCGGCCACCATCCTGCCCGCGGTGCAGAAGAATATTCCGGTGCTGGTGCTCAATTCGCGGAACCCCTCGAACGAGGGCACACGCATCATCTCGCTGGCACCGCACTGCCGCAGCCCCTTCAAGTGCATCGCGGCGAAGCGGCGGCTCACCATCATCGACGTGGTGGCCAACCGCATGCTGATGTCGCACGGCTATCTGAAGGAGATCTTCGACGTATTCGACAAACACAAGTGCGTGGTGGATATGGTTTCCACCTCGGAGGTCAGCGTCTCGCTGACAGTGGATTCGAACGAGAAGCTGCCTGCCATCGCCGCCGACCTGAGCAAGCTCGCCGATGTGAAGTATGAGGGCCGCAAGGCGCTGGTCTGCATGGTCGGCGAGAATATTCGCGGGCAGAACGGCATTGCCGCGCAGGTCTTTCAGGCCATTCGCCACATCAACGTCCGCATGATCTCGCAGGGCGCATCTGAGATCAACATGAGCTTCATGATCGACGAGGATGACGTAGAGGAAGCGGTGCGTTCGCTTCATGCCACGTTCTTTGAAAATCCTGACCCGGCAATCTTTGACGTGGAAGCGCGGGAGGCCGCCCGGGCCGCTGCACTCGCCGCCGAAAGTGTGAAGCAATAA
- the dapB gene encoding 4-hydroxy-tetrahydrodipicolinate reductase, with product MLFVMLGQGKTGKLVGEVARERGHAVRVVSEEDNANGAALTAEFLKGVDAVIDFTTPEAVLHNMRACLGHGARMVVGTTGWYAHLAEMRTLAERKHAALLYGTNFSVGVQVMFRVARELAKAATGYTFHITETHHVSKKDAPSGTALSLKQVLEAANPALQVEISSVREGDASGIHVVEARSQNDVLELKHEAFSRRGFAEGAVRAAEWVAGKNGCWDFREIFEQLD from the coding sequence ATGCTCTTTGTGATGCTTGGCCAGGGAAAGACCGGCAAGCTGGTGGGCGAGGTTGCCCGCGAGCGGGGCCATGCGGTGCGCGTGGTGTCGGAAGAAGACAATGCGAATGGCGCAGCGCTGACGGCGGAGTTCCTGAAGGGCGTAGATGCGGTGATCGACTTCACCACGCCGGAAGCGGTCCTGCACAACATGCGGGCCTGCCTGGGACATGGAGCGCGCATGGTGGTGGGGACGACCGGGTGGTACGCCCACCTGGCAGAGATGCGTACACTGGCCGAGAGAAAGCACGCGGCGCTGCTGTATGGGACCAACTTCTCGGTTGGCGTGCAGGTAATGTTTCGCGTGGCGCGGGAGCTTGCCAAGGCGGCCACGGGCTACACCTTCCACATTACGGAGACGCACCACGTCAGCAAGAAGGATGCGCCGTCCGGCACGGCTCTCTCGCTCAAGCAGGTGCTGGAAGCGGCGAACCCCGCGCTGCAGGTGGAGATCAGCTCGGTGCGCGAAGGCGATGCCTCCGGCATTCACGTAGTGGAGGCCCGCTCGCAGAATGATGTTCTCGAGCTGAAGCATGAAGCCTTCTCTCGCCGCGGATTCGCCGAGGGCGCGGTGCGCGCTGCGGAGTGGGTCGCGGGCAAAAACGGCTGCTGGGACTTTCGCGAAATCTTCGAACAACTGGATTAG
- the dapA gene encoding 4-hydroxy-tetrahydrodipicolinate synthase, which translates to MELTGCGTALVTPFRHDGSLDEHALFSLAQWQIDSGIHFLVACGTTAETPTLTYDEWVTVIRIVAEASGGRVPVWAGCTHNSTREAVQRARVAAKIPGVSAILTANPYYNKPTQEGQYQHFKAIGEAVDMPVVIYNIPSRTGTNLEPKTIARLAQDVPTIQAAKESSGVLSQITELINLLPSNFKVFAGDDPVALPVISVGGAGLVSVASNEIPSEMAEMVNAALQNEWSIARRINRKFYPLMLANFWETSPSPVKYVMELMGKINSTVRLPLVPPQPETRRRLERLAGELGLLKFAPAPEGDMRMF; encoded by the coding sequence ATGGAACTGACAGGTTGTGGGACAGCACTGGTAACGCCGTTTCGGCATGACGGCAGTTTGGACGAACACGCGCTCTTTTCCCTGGCGCAATGGCAGATCGACAGCGGCATCCATTTTCTGGTCGCCTGCGGAACCACGGCCGAAACGCCGACGCTGACCTATGACGAATGGGTGACGGTAATCCGCATCGTGGCTGAGGCCTCCGGGGGGCGCGTTCCGGTGTGGGCCGGGTGTACGCACAACTCCACGCGGGAGGCGGTCCAGCGTGCCCGGGTGGCCGCAAAGATCCCCGGGGTTTCCGCCATCCTGACGGCGAACCCCTACTACAACAAGCCGACCCAGGAGGGGCAGTACCAGCACTTCAAGGCCATCGGCGAGGCTGTCGATATGCCGGTCGTGATTTACAACATCCCCAGCCGCACGGGCACCAATCTTGAGCCGAAGACGATCGCACGGCTGGCGCAGGATGTTCCGACGATCCAGGCCGCGAAGGAGTCGAGCGGCGTGCTGAGCCAGATTACCGAGCTCATCAATCTGCTGCCCAGCAACTTCAAGGTCTTCGCTGGAGACGATCCGGTCGCTCTGCCGGTGATCTCCGTGGGCGGCGCCGGACTAGTGTCCGTAGCCTCAAACGAGATTCCCTCGGAGATGGCGGAGATGGTGAATGCGGCGCTCCAGAACGAGTGGTCCATTGCCCGCCGGATTAACCGCAAGTTCTACCCGCTGATGTTGGCGAACTTCTGGGAGACGAGCCCCTCGCCAGTGAAATACGTGATGGAGCTGATGGGCAAGATCAACTCCACGGTCCGCCTGCCGCTGGTTCCTCCACAGCCCGAGACCCGCAGAAGGCTCGAACGGCTGGCGGGAGAGCTCGGGCTGCTGAAGTTTGCCCCCGCGCCTGAGGGCGACATGCGAATGTTTTAG
- a CDS encoding 2,3,4,5-tetrahydropyridine-2,6-dicarboxylate N-succinyltransferase: MAEQDTSLKTRIERFFAAGPAVVNDSGAMHTFMELRDALEEGKIRAAEPDAGSPFGWRVNAWVKQGILLGFRLGVMREMGGEEFGFIDKHTYPMRHFAVDDGVRLVPGGSSVRAGAHLAKGVVCMPPMYVNVGAYVDEGTMVDSHALVGSCAQIGKRVHLSAAAQVGGVLEPVNASPVILEDDVLVGGNCGVYEGTVVRKKAVLAAGTILTRGTPVYDVVNGEVLRATADKPLVIPEGAVVVPGSRSIAKGKGAQWDLNVYTPVIVKYRDEKTELSLVLEDLLR; this comes from the coding sequence ATGGCTGAACAAGATACTTCCCTGAAAACACGGATTGAGCGCTTCTTTGCAGCAGGGCCGGCGGTGGTGAATGACTCCGGCGCGATGCACACGTTTATGGAGCTGCGGGATGCGCTGGAAGAGGGCAAGATCCGCGCGGCGGAGCCCGACGCTGGCTCTCCCTTTGGCTGGCGCGTCAATGCCTGGGTGAAGCAGGGCATCCTGCTGGGCTTTCGCCTGGGCGTGATGCGGGAGATGGGTGGCGAGGAGTTTGGCTTTATCGACAAGCACACCTATCCGATGCGGCACTTCGCGGTCGATGACGGAGTGCGCCTGGTTCCCGGGGGATCGTCGGTACGGGCAGGCGCGCATCTGGCCAAGGGAGTGGTCTGCATGCCGCCGATGTACGTCAACGTAGGCGCCTATGTGGACGAGGGCACCATGGTGGATTCGCATGCCCTGGTGGGCAGTTGCGCGCAGATTGGCAAGCGCGTGCACCTGAGCGCGGCGGCCCAGGTAGGCGGCGTGCTGGAACCGGTGAACGCGAGCCCGGTGATCCTGGAGGACGATGTGCTCGTGGGCGGCAACTGCGGCGTCTACGAGGGCACCGTGGTGCGCAAGAAAGCGGTGCTGGCGGCGGGAACGATCCTGACGCGGGGCACACCGGTCTACGACGTGGTGAATGGCGAAGTGCTGCGGGCCACCGCAGACAAACCGCTGGTAATCCCCGAGGGCGCCGTAGTCGTACCCGGGTCGCGGTCGATCGCCAAGGGCAAGGGCGCGCAGTGGGATCTGAACGTCTATACCCCGGTGATCGTGAAGTATCGCGACGAGAAGACTGAACTGAGCCTGGTGCTCGAAGACCTGCTGCGATAG
- a CDS encoding ribonuclease J: MDESKLKIIPLGGLGEFGMNCLALRWQDDIIVIDAGLMFPETELLGVDIVVPDITYLVENRECVRAIILTHGHEDHIGGLPWILSELNVPVYATEFTLAYVEGKLDEHKLLDQAELIEIEPKRKFTIGPFTVEPIRVTHSLVDCVALAIETPVGVVVHTGDFKIDLSPPDGKPFDLHTFSDYGKRGVLALLQDSTNVDRPGYTPSEWAVRPRLDEIFSRAKRKLFFSCFSSSIYRIRIALELAALHKRKVAIVGRSIVESSEIAQDLGYIEIPPGLLINPGQIKDYAAHDVMVMISGTQGEPMSALSRAAVDNHKYAHIEKGDTVVLSSRVIPGNEKSIFRVIDHLYRRDAQVIYDDGASGLIHVSGHGSQEELRLMTNLLQPKFFIPVHGDYRHLKRHSDVAMSTGVVETAILLEDGDVLELDARSAKKNGKVTAGRICIDSGSTGDVVEDLVIRDRRLLSEDGFVLAIVTINKLTGEVERQPEIVSRGFAAADIADEARDIVARTLENSSTEEKADYGVTKEKIRIDLKRYIQKQTGRRPLIMPVILEI, encoded by the coding sequence ATGGATGAAAGCAAATTAAAGATCATTCCTCTGGGCGGTCTAGGCGAATTCGGGATGAATTGCCTCGCCCTTCGCTGGCAGGACGACATTATCGTCATCGACGCCGGCTTGATGTTTCCCGAAACCGAACTGCTCGGTGTGGACATTGTGGTGCCGGATATCACCTACCTGGTGGAGAACCGGGAGTGTGTCCGCGCCATTATCCTCACCCACGGTCACGAAGACCATATCGGCGGATTGCCCTGGATCCTGAGCGAGCTGAACGTACCGGTCTATGCGACCGAGTTTACGCTGGCCTACGTTGAGGGCAAGCTGGACGAGCACAAGCTGCTCGACCAAGCCGAGCTGATCGAAATCGAGCCGAAGCGCAAATTCACAATTGGGCCGTTCACGGTGGAGCCGATCCGCGTGACGCACAGCCTGGTGGATTGCGTAGCTCTGGCGATTGAAACCCCGGTTGGGGTGGTAGTGCACACCGGCGACTTCAAGATCGACCTTTCTCCGCCGGATGGCAAACCCTTTGACCTGCATACCTTTTCCGATTACGGCAAGCGCGGAGTGCTGGCGCTTCTGCAGGACTCGACCAACGTGGACCGCCCCGGCTACACGCCGAGCGAGTGGGCGGTTCGGCCGCGGCTGGACGAGATCTTCTCGCGGGCCAAGCGCAAGCTGTTCTTCAGCTGCTTCTCGTCCTCCATCTATCGCATCCGGATTGCGCTGGAGCTGGCGGCCCTGCACAAGCGCAAGGTGGCCATCGTTGGCCGCTCGATTGTGGAGTCGTCGGAGATCGCGCAGGACCTGGGCTATATCGAGATTCCTCCGGGGCTGCTGATCAATCCCGGGCAGATCAAGGACTATGCGGCCCACGACGTCATGGTGATGATCAGCGGCACGCAGGGCGAGCCAATGAGCGCCCTGTCACGCGCTGCGGTGGACAACCATAAGTACGCGCACATTGAGAAGGGCGACACGGTCGTGCTGAGCTCGCGCGTGATCCCCGGCAATGAGAAGAGCATCTTTCGCGTCATCGACCACCTCTACCGCCGGGACGCGCAAGTAATCTACGACGACGGCGCTTCGGGACTGATCCACGTCAGCGGACACGGCAGCCAGGAGGAATTGCGCCTGATGACGAATCTGCTGCAACCGAAATTCTTCATCCCGGTACACGGCGACTACCGTCATCTGAAGCGGCACTCGGACGTAGCCATGAGCACGGGCGTGGTGGAGACGGCGATTCTGCTGGAGGACGGCGATGTTCTCGAACTGGATGCCAGGTCCGCAAAGAAGAATGGCAAGGTCACGGCGGGACGCATCTGCATCGACTCCGGCTCGACCGGCGACGTGGTGGAAGACCTGGTGATCCGCGACCGCCGGCTGCTGAGCGAAGACGGTTTTGTGCTGGCGATTGTCACCATCAACAAGCTGACGGGCGAAGTGGAGCGGCAGCCGGAGATCGTGTCGCGTGGATTTGCTGCGGCCGATATCGCCGACGAGGCGCGCGATATCGTGGCGCGGACGCTGGAGAACTCTTCCACCGAGGAGAAGGCGGACTACGGAGTCACCAAGGAAAAGATCCGCATCGATCTGAAGCGCTATATCCAGAAGCAGACTGGCCGCCGGCCGCTGATCATGCCGGTGATTCTGGAGATCTGA